The Candidatus Thermoplasmatota archaeon region TCAGAGAGATGAAGTGGGAGACACCGAAGGTTCCAGTGATCTTCTCCAAACCGTCGTCAGCCATCATAGGACCAGGTGATGACATCGTCATGCCACCGGCCTCGAAGAGGGTGGATTTCGAAGGTGAGTGTGCGGTGGTGATCGGCTCGAGGGCGAGCCACGCGAAGAACGGCAAGAGACACATCTTCGGATACACATGCCTGAACGACGTGACGGCGCGGGACCTCCAGAAGACCGATGTCGACTGGACGCGCGCAAAAGGGTTTGACACCTTTGCCCCGATAGGTCCCTACATATCGAGCAAGGCACCCACGACCGTCACTACGAAGCTGAACGGAAGGATCGTCCAGGACTCGCCGCTCTCCGACAGGGTATTCGACGATGCTGCACTTGTCGAGTACATATCCACCATCATGGTGCTCGAACCAGGAGACATGATCGCCACTGGCACGCCATCAGGGATAGCGCCCATGAATGAGGGAGACATCGTCGAGGTGGAACTTGATGGCGTCGGAAACCTCATGAACCAAGTAGTCAAATCGCCATAGACCCAAGAGGAGATTGAAGGAACATGAACATCCAGCCCACCGAGAAGATCTGGAAGAACGGGAGCCTGATTGCATGGAAGGATGCGACCGTGCACGTGCTCACGCACGGCCTGCACTACGGTACCGGCGCCTTCGAAGGCATCAGGTGCTATGGCACAGAGATGGGACCGGCCATCTTCAGGCTCAGGGAGCACATGGTCAGGCTCCACAACTCGGCCAAGGCGATCAACATGAAACTGCCGTACTCGGCGGACGAGCTGTGCAAAGCTACCAAGGAGACCGTCAAGGTGAACAAACTGGAAGCATGTTACATCCGTCCAATTGCGTTCTACGGCGTTTCGGGGATCGGCGTCAACCCCCTTGGGTATCCGGTCGAGGTGTTCATAGTTGCGTTCCCGCTGGGAGCATACCTCGGAGAGGACGGGCTCAAGAACGGCATACGGGTGCACACTTCATCGTGGCACAGGGTAAGCAACGGCTCGGTCCCTGCCACAGCGAAGGTGTGCGGAAACTACCTGAACGGCGCGTTGGCGGTCATGGAGGCGAAGCTGAACGGCTTCGAAGAGACCATCATGCTGAATGACCTGCACATGGTGGCGGAAGGGTCAGGGGAGAACATATTCCTGGTGACAAAGAACAAGATACTGACCCCGCCCTTGAACGCCGGCATCCTTCCCGGGATAACCAGGGATTCGGTGATGGCGCTGGCGACTGACATGGGATATGACGTCTCCGAGCGGAACTTCTCAAGGAGCGAGCTCTATCTAGCCGACGAGCTTTTCTTTACCGGCACCGCAGCAGAGGTCACGCCGATACGAGAAGTGGACAGGAGAGCGGTTGGCGACGGCAGACCTGGACCGATCACAAAAGCCATCCAGACGAGGTTCCTGGACATAGTCAAGGGGAGAGACAACAAATACGTCGCCTGGCTCGACCCGGTGAAGTGACCTCCTTCGGCTTGAAGCAAGTATTAAATACGGTCTATGCCAATACTTCGTCTGACGATTGTCATACGCGGAGATGGGATGAGCATGGCGTATTCAAACATGATGCGATTCGTGAGCCAGGCAGAGAAGGAAGGAGTCACTTTGGCAGACGTGTTGACCAGGACGCTATCTGCGAAGGACCTTAATGAGATACAGGCCGATCTTGTAGAGGAGCTGAGCTCCAACTACAGAAACATCGAGGATTTCATGAGCGATGTCTCAGTACCCAGCATCGACGAGATCTTAGCCATGGACCAGGAGGATCAGGCTGGGCTGCAGTCCGTATCCGGGCGAGTGCTGTCTGACGACAACCCTCTAGAATGCGACTAGGCTTTGGCACCACCCACTGGATGGACCTTCTTCTTGAGTATTCTGTGCTCCAGATCAACCACCTCAAAGCTGTCTCTCGGAGCACCCATGAGGGTTTCTGTCTTGCCCAGCATAAGGTATCCGTCCCGGGACAGTGCGTGGTAGAGGTTCATCACGACCTGTTCATGCATCGCTCTCGAGAAGTAGATCATCACGTTTCTGCAGACGACAGCGTCGAAGTACTTCGAGCTTGGGGTGTCCAGCAGGTTCTCCCTAGTGAATCTTACAACCTTCCTCAGAGATTCACCGACCTCGTATGCATTCCCGTGCTTTTGGAAGTACTCAGCAAGGTATTTCTCAGGCACCCCCCTGACCTCTTCCTTTGTATATGATCCGGACTTGGCCTTTGCCAGGGCTTTTACTGAGATATCAGTGCCTAGGATGGTAACCATCGGAATCCTGCCGAGTGTGCATTTCTTCAGCGCCTCGTTCACGCATATGGAGAGGGTATAGGTCTCCTGACCGGAGGCGCAGCCCGCGCTCCATATCCGAAGGAGCCCGCCGCTTGCGCTCTTGGATGAGACCAATGGCAACAAGACCTTCGCGGACCACGCCTCGAATGCCCCCTTGTCCCTGAAAAACTCCGTGACGTTGATCGACAGAGCTCCCAGAAGCTCGTTGGTCTCCTCCTCGCTACGAAGAAGGAGTCTCAGGTAGGTCGAATGATTGGCGCAGCCCGACCTTCCGATTCTCCTCTTTATGCTCCTCATCATGAAAGACGGGGAGTAACCCGACATGTCAATACCACGGGACCTGAAGAGGTGCCTCATGACCTCCGTGACCACCTGACTGTCATCGGTTTCCATGCGATTCGCTCATGGCCCTGTGCCCTAGATATGCCTTCGCTGGCAAAAGCGCCGTTTTCATGTAGCCAGACTGCCGTGGCTACCAACCTTGAATCTGTAGTCGGCATATATTAATATGGCGCAGATGGATTTTGACAGCCAGCAAGAGTCCTTTCCAGGGAATCTGCATTCAGCTGGAAGGCTATTGCTGGACTCGAAGCCAGGTGATGAATTGAAGCTAAATCTAACAGCCAAAATCGTGGCTTGGGTGCTGTGCCTGTCTCTGATACCGATCGCGGTCGTCAGCTACATCTCGATCGAGGGACTTTACAGCATACAGGATGATGCAGGTATACTGCAGGACCAATCGATGGTCGTTGTCTCGGAGATTGCCAGCGGAGCCAACGAACTGGCGGCTTCGCAACACTCATTCATGAAATACGTCCTCGGATACGGAGATACCGCGGTGTCACAGAACTACAATGACATGGTCAACCACCAGGCGGTGTTCTCTCAATTCCTGAGAGACTACAGAAACAGATACTCGTTGACCGCGCTAGACGACCTCGGCAAGATTGTCACGGACCAGGGAAGGCAGGATCTGATTTCCTCAGAATCGGCTGCATACGCGGAGATTAGCATCCGATGGACGAACTACACAGATGACACCTCGAGTGCGATCCAGCTGCTGAATGCGAACAATTCCGAAGCTGCACACGACAAGGCTGAGAGCGCGTCCGCACACATGGAGGACATCAACAACAACATGGCGGACCTTATTCACATCAACTCGGAGGCTGCAGCCCTGATGACTGTCGTCATCGATCAGACGGTTCAGAACTGGATACTCTGGACTTTCATCGCCATAGCCGCAGTCGCTATAGTCATTCCAATCATGGCCTTCATGACTCTGTCCAGAATCACGAAGACAATCAGCGCAGTGTGGAAGGCTGCGAAGACGATATCCGAAGGCAACTTCAGGACGCGTCTCGAGATCAAGACCGGAAACGATGAAGTTGGCGACCTGGTAAGGGCAATGAACTCGCTCATCGACAATACGTCCCAGCCGCTCATCGAACTGACCGAGAGCGCCCAGGCAATAGCTGCTGGAGATCTGTCCAAAGAGATCGCGGTCGAGGGCAAGGGCGATCTCGCGAAGCTAGTCGCTGCGTTCAAGCAGATGCAATCCAATCTATCCGGACTCACGAAGGAGCTCAGGACGGCGTCCGAATCGCTCAGAGAATCCTCAGCCGCCTTTGCTGAAACTATCGGTCACATGACCGAGAGCACGCAGCAGGTGTCATCCTCAGTAACACAGGGCACCAGGAGCACGCAGACGGAATCCGCCAGGATTGACGAGATGGTCGAGATGCTGGCCGAGCAGACGAAAGCAATCTATGATGTCGTGCAGAGCGCCCAGAACGCAGCCGGAGCTTCGGCCAACGCAAGCGAGGTCGCGCAGAACGGGAGCAAGTCCGCCCAGAACTCTCTGGAGAAGATGAACTCGCTCCTGAAGAATGTCGAAAGCACCTCCGACGCGATGAAGCAGCTTTCGAAGAAATCCAAGGAGATCTCGCAGATCGTTGCCATCATCACGAACATAGCTCATCAGACCAACCTCCTGTCCCTAAACGCGGCTATCGAGGCGGCCAGGGCGGGAGAGCAGGGGAGAGGATTTGCTGTAGTTGCAGACGAGGTCAGGAAGCTCGCGGAGGGCTCTAGGAAGGCAGCAAGCCAGATACAGCAGCTCATCGAGCTCGTGGAGACCGACATAGAAGACACCACAGAGAAGATGGACCACACGATGAAGGACGCGTCCGAGAGCTCGAGGACGATCTCTGAGTCGCTGAAGTCACTTGAGGACATCGCCGCGACGGTGCAGGAGACCGCAGCTATGGTCGAGGAGATCAGCGCTTCGACGGAGGAACAGAAGGCGCTGACCGAGAGCCTCGCAAAGTCGCTGGACGAGGTCGCGTCCATCGCCAGGGAGAACTGGCAGTCCGCAGAGGGCATATCCGTGTCGTCGGAGAACCTGGCAGCTGGGATGGAGGAGCTGACCGCGTCGGCCCATGAGCTGGCGGAGCTGGCAAAGAATCTGAACGAGATCACCAAGCAGGTGGATTCCTCGAAGGCCAGCCAGGCCCCGGAAAAATGAGGCTGCAACTCTTGAAGATGCGAGGTTTGGTAACTTGATGTCCGAAACCGATTTGAGGCAGTTCGTGGTCTTCAGGCTCGGGAAGGAAGAATACGGGTTCGATATCTCCATCGTCAGGGAGATACACAACATGGAGGAAATCGCCAAGGTCCACAGGAGCGCTTCGCACATCGAGGGCGTGATGAACCTCCGAGGGAAGCTGCTCACTGTTGTTAACCTTAGGACCAGGTTCGGCATGGACCCAATGCCTGCCGGCGAGGGCAACCCGAAGATCGTGGTTGTGGACGCCTCTGATGCCCCCGTCGGTTTCCTGGTCGATGAAGTAGTTGAGGTCGTGAGGATAGGAAACAAGGCGATAGAGAAGGCACCCGCATACGTGACGAGCGGTATCGAGGCGCAGTATGTTACGGGCATCGCGAAGCACGACGAGAGACTCATAACCCTCATAGACCCCCTCAAGGTTCTAGATCTGTCATGTGATGAAGAAAACCGTCCGGGAGTGAGGTAGAATGGCGAAGATAATGG contains the following coding sequences:
- a CDS encoding protein-glutamate O-methyltransferase CheR; protein product: METDDSQVVTEVMRHLFRSRGIDMSGYSPSFMMRSIKRRIGRSGCANHSTYLRLLLRSEEETNELLGALSINVTEFFRDKGAFEAWSAKVLLPLVSSKSASGGLLRIWSAGCASGQETYTLSICVNEALKKCTLGRIPMVTILGTDISVKALAKAKSGSYTKEEVRGVPEKYLAEYFQKHGNAYEVGESLRKVVRFTRENLLDTPSSKYFDAVVCRNVMIYFSRAMHEQVVMNLYHALSRDGYLMLGKTETLMGAPRDSFEVVDLEHRILKKKVHPVGGAKA
- a CDS encoding methyl-accepting chemotaxis protein yields the protein MKLNLTAKIVAWVLCLSLIPIAVVSYISIEGLYSIQDDAGILQDQSMVVVSEIASGANELAASQHSFMKYVLGYGDTAVSQNYNDMVNHQAVFSQFLRDYRNRYSLTALDDLGKIVTDQGRQDLISSESAAYAEISIRWTNYTDDTSSAIQLLNANNSEAAHDKAESASAHMEDINNNMADLIHINSEAAALMTVVIDQTVQNWILWTFIAIAAVAIVIPIMAFMTLSRITKTISAVWKAAKTISEGNFRTRLEIKTGNDEVGDLVRAMNSLIDNTSQPLIELTESAQAIAAGDLSKEIAVEGKGDLAKLVAAFKQMQSNLSGLTKELRTASESLRESSAAFAETIGHMTESTQQVSSSVTQGTRSTQTESARIDEMVEMLAEQTKAIYDVVQSAQNAAGASANASEVAQNGSKSAQNSLEKMNSLLKNVESTSDAMKQLSKKSKEISQIVAIITNIAHQTNLLSLNAAIEAARAGEQGRGFAVVADEVRKLAEGSRKAASQIQQLIELVETDIEDTTEKMDHTMKDASESSRTISESLKSLEDIAATVQETAAMVEEISASTEEQKALTESLAKSLDEVASIARENWQSAEGISVSSENLAAGMEELTASAHELAELAKNLNEITKQVDSSKASQAPEK
- a CDS encoding fumarylacetoacetate hydrolase family protein; translation: MTSHFKLGKFTRQREIFVGEVVGNSVYETDACCMMDAISHGAKRSTNRHPVSDLRVLAPVDRPSKIICIGLNYRSHIREMKWETPKVPVIFSKPSSAIIGPGDDIVMPPASKRVDFEGECAVVIGSRASHAKNGKRHIFGYTCLNDVTARDLQKTDVDWTRAKGFDTFAPIGPYISSKAPTTVTTKLNGRIVQDSPLSDRVFDDAALVEYISTIMVLEPGDMIATGTPSGIAPMNEGDIVEVELDGVGNLMNQVVKSP
- a CDS encoding chemotaxis protein CheW translates to MSETDLRQFVVFRLGKEEYGFDISIVREIHNMEEIAKVHRSASHIEGVMNLRGKLLTVVNLRTRFGMDPMPAGEGNPKIVVVDASDAPVGFLVDEVVEVVRIGNKAIEKAPAYVTSGIEAQYVTGIAKHDERLITLIDPLKVLDLSCDEENRPGVR
- a CDS encoding branched-chain amino acid transaminase, encoding MNIQPTEKIWKNGSLIAWKDATVHVLTHGLHYGTGAFEGIRCYGTEMGPAIFRLREHMVRLHNSAKAINMKLPYSADELCKATKETVKVNKLEACYIRPIAFYGVSGIGVNPLGYPVEVFIVAFPLGAYLGEDGLKNGIRVHTSSWHRVSNGSVPATAKVCGNYLNGALAVMEAKLNGFEETIMLNDLHMVAEGSGENIFLVTKNKILTPPLNAGILPGITRDSVMALATDMGYDVSERNFSRSELYLADELFFTGTAAEVTPIREVDRRAVGDGRPGPITKAIQTRFLDIVKGRDNKYVAWLDPVK